The genomic stretch TAACTTGATAGAAAATGGCAATTTAATAGAGTATAAGAATTGAGAAGCAGCCAAAATCTTACAACCTCCACGCGTGGAGAAATAAATGAGATGCATTTCAGTTTAATGGACCTATTCAAACAAATTAGACCGTATAAAGACGCCAATTACCAAATACAATTGTAAGCTGTAGCTACCTATAGTTCGTCTTTCGACAGCTCACACACTTAACACGTTTTCTTCGACTTTGGTTTACTACGAACTTAATCATCCCATGCACACCTATATATATTCCTCATTTCTTCCATCATTAAACATCAATACTTGATTGCTAATTATTCTTGTCAACCTCATTTCTTAAATTTGATTGCTAATTAATTAATAATCCGGAACTAAACTAAAGTAAAGATGTCAACTTCATTTGTTTGCTTCATATTGGTTGCTCTTGCGACCACCATGTGCACCGTGAATGCTCAATATTCACCTTTAAGGGCAGGCTTCTATAAATCGACATGCCCGTCGGCCGAGAAGATAGTAAAGAGAGTTGTGAACAGCGCTATTGCCCAAAATCCTGCATTAGGAGCTGGATTAATAAGAATGCACTTCCATGATTGCTTTGTTCGGGTATGCATATATATCTTGCAATTCATTTCAACACCTATGTTTAGGGTTGAAATTATAGAGTTATTTATAAGATGACTTAGTTTACTAATTTTATGTTTATATTCCTATGTACAGGGTTGTGATGCATCAATACTACTTGATTCAACACCCGGAAATCCAGCAGAGAAGGATAACCTAGCCAACAATCCGAGCTTAAGAGGGTACGAGGTCATTGACCAAGCTAAGGCCGAGCTTGAAGCAAAATGCCCACAAACAGTGTCTTGCGCGGACATTATAGCCTACGCAGCTCGTGACAGTGCCTCTAAGCTAGGAGGCCTCAAGTACACGGTACAAGGTGGTCGACGGGATGGAAGAATTTCACTTAAAGACGATCCAACACAAAACCTTCCCGCACCTTTTTTCAACTTACAACAAGTACAAGATAGTTTTACCAAAAAGGGACTTTCTGTAGAAGAAATGGTTGTTTTATCAGGGGCTCACTCAATAGGAGTTTCGCATTGCTCTTCGTTTACCAAGAGACTCTACAACTTCAATTCTACCAACTCACAAGACCCTTCATTGGACCCTAACTTTGCAAGCATGTTGAAATCCAAATGCCCAAATATTCCTCCTAGTGTTGCTGATCCAACAATTGTCCAAGACTTTGTCACGCCTAATAAGTTGGACAACAAATactaccaaaatgtacaaaatggtAAGGCATTGTTCACCTCTGATCAAAGCCTTATGACTAGTCCAGTCACCGTAGGCATGGTCAGGAACTTCAATCGCCAAGGCGGAGTTTGGGCCAAGAAATTTGCAAGGGCCATGGTTCATATGGGTGCCATTGAAGTGCTTACCGGTGTTGAGGGTGAGATTAGAAAGAATTGCAGAGTCATTAACAGTTGATTAGGCTGTTTTGCTTAGATCTTTTAGGCTCTTCTTTTAATTTTTCGAGTCCATTCTTTCATTCTTTGATTTGAAGTACAGAAGTGTGTAAATTGTGAGCATTACTATTGTTGAACAAATAATTTTGCTTGAATAAAtatgaattctttgaacaatattTTGCGATACCCTCTATGCTTTTTTCGAATCCATTTCTACACACTATTCCCTACAAGATTACATGTATATATGCTCGTCTGTGAGTTTTTGTAGTCCACTATTATAATTTTGTCTTTCTGTGAATTTAACATTTTTCGATCCATAATTAGGAAAATTGATCTTCTACTCGCAACAATTAATTAGATCGACAACAACAAGAACGAACACAAACACACAATGACGACTTTAATATAATTAGAACGTCTTCACTTACAATAGATAGGACTTGACACTCCAACCTAGACGATTAACTTACCCTAGAACGTCTTCGCCTCTTCTGTTACAATTGACAATTGATAGGAAGACTACTCTAGGCACTTCAACTTAGACGATTAACTTACCCTAGACAAGAAAACTTGACACCTCGACTTGGATCACCCGACACAAACATAATGGCTACCACATAATTAAACCCTCAACTAGTAGTAAACTAGCAAGGTATTAAGACTCAAACTAAATGCACTATTATTAGCTCTAACACACAAACAACACAACGGCCTAGCCGATAATTTTTCATGGAAATGGCAAGGGGGTTCCACCAACACCGCCAACAGAACCACTACCAGGGTTGGTAGGCTCAACCCGAACACAGCCAAGGCCCGGGTAGGAACAGAAGTCGACAGACGAGCCATGGCCAGTAACCCCGGCTCCACCAACAACAGGAACTCCACCAGGGGTTGGATATATGATTCCAGTCCCAAACCCACCATAAAAGTTTTCAGGGTGTACAGCAGCTTCATTTTTCAGGTCCCTAGCTCCCTTAACAAATAAGGGCATCCCTACAATTGCAAGGACTGTGATGATCAACAGCATTCCCTTGGTTGAACTCGccattttttttgtttgttgcaAAATATTATAATAGTATTTTGTTTGTAAGTTATGTTATAAGGATGCCCTAGAGTTACGAGGCAGGGGTCCTCTTTTTATAGGACTTCAGGGGTGCAGCTCTGTCTTAAGGGTACTTTACTTGAGGGTTTAATTTGTAAAATCACATTTATTGTTATGTACTTATGTTATTGAAAAAACAGAGAAAAAAGAAAAGGACAGAGCTTATATTTTGGAGGAtttgatataaaaaaaaaatttccctgGTTAGGTAAATTTATTCTTGCAAATGATCGAAACTCTCTTAATTAATCAAATGCGGAGTAGAACTGAAGAAGTAGTTCAGTAACAGTGTCGAAACGAGGAGGCTCGTAGGTACATTCATCTCCCTCATAAGTTTGGATTagagaaaattaaaaaatttagTTTAAACATTCGATATTTTTTCTATTTGGACTCATTATATTTACTAATTTGTCTGTATAACTTCAAATCTTGGTTCCGACACTATTCCCTAAGATTATACTATGCCTGTAATTGCATACATACGCTCTTTGAAACATAAATTAATTTGTTCGTCCGTGATCTCGCTTTAAACAAGACCAATTGAGGTAAAATATGTAGGGTAATATGTTGTCATTAGCAAATATTGGGTCTTATAAAGTATAATGTAAGTCCACATGCATTAGAGACTAAATGAAGAAAATAGAGTGAAATACTCCCATAAATTAAGGCATACCTACCCTTGCCATGGAGGATTTTATGGCACCTACCAACCACAAATTCATTAAGACTTCAATGTTGTGTAAGAACTCAGGTCTCAGAGATTCAAGTGAGCTCCTTAACTTGTTTTCTACTAATGTTATACGGAGTGCTGTACTTTTCTCACTTTCTCTTCTTTTTCTGGCTGTTTTTGTAGagtttgttgggttccttatgttgatgataacatgcccactTGATTTGTGtattcttagtttaccttttcaggattaatgatgtaatcaagcttggattaagaagtgttgaagttgttaatcatccattGTAATAAGtcatgtgtcatctaatgtacaagcaagaaagtagagtatattagagtaatagaaagcAAATCCAGACGATCGTTGCTTTCACACGCAAACAAATtgtttggattatgccacaacttgagaaacttgaagtcccttttatctttcaaaagctttcacgtgattatcatttttcaaagataaaaatcagatttttattaaggaggtagtattctttaaagagtggtttgaattatttcaaaatgtttcctctttatgcaaattcaatcctttggtctttaagaaaagaagaaatgctttttgccatatttgtgtttacttgtcatcatgtgacttgtctcacatcctttgttttctgattttgcatgagcatttaaggttatccttcaaaccttctttctcttttcttacctttgcaaaagaccctttttttggtgcaagttttgggtggttgcaaatggtcttcacatgtgaggtctttgacccttcaaaaccctagcaaccccctcactcacctcctctatataaaccgtgtgcCTCCTTCATAAATCCCCAAGACTTTTCTCAAAATAATTCTTTCATCTTTGCAAATTGTTCTTAAAGCTTAAAAGTTGTGTTTATTtgcaaaaacctttaaaagtcttcaagtgtctttcggTTTCTACAATGTGGCTACtttttgcttttctatactaaactctcttgcttaaaagtgttgatcttgtaaaagttgtccacctctattctttgttaagaatgtgttagtggaaacttgatcctttacattttaagtgtgctagtagagtttaggacggagtagtctttaactcttgacaaccggagtaggttgtgagttggcaaccggagtaggttgtgagtattgagttctaggacggagtagtcctttaactcttggcaatcggagtagattgcgagttagcttgtcataagaacggagtagttcttgtactagctttgcaaccggagtaggttggcgtcttttattacaagggtcttttagttttcggagtagatcactaaaggaaagtaataaaaagtagattggacgtaggcacttgagtttcttgccgaaccaattcaaataTCTCGTGTTCAAGTGCTTATTTCATTTCCGCTGcctttttactttgtttgtttgtttcgcttaaacttagaagtaacagttcatcacaCTTTGTCGTTTTGGCTGCAGAATACTCCACaaatgagacaaatagatacaatcgaacgattgttgctttcatacttcaaagaaacattcatcgtgatacttgttcaatctttcaatattattcaaagtatcatctaatctcttttgtttacttaacttactttaatccaataaagttgaagttaaaatttttaaaagagtacctaattcaccccctccccctcttaggtacttgaatccataaactcaacaattggtatcagagcctcgtgctcttgatagaggCTAAtccccttagagtttgattcgtgggtaatggattccgagaaacactccaagatcccggtctttaccggttcgaattttggttggtggaaactcaaaatggaacattacatcaaaagtatcgattatcaatgttggaacatcatccaaaatggacctcttgtcattgaggaaaccgatattcttaacggtttcaccaagacaaaagaggaaagaaattacaatgaaaacgacttcaaacttgccaaaaagaattccaaagcaatgtcgattcttcaacgttgtgttggtgagggggaagttagtcgaatctccgggtgtcctacggcaaaagctatttgggattcccttgtacttgcatatgaagggacgtcccaagtaagaaaacaccgtattgaccttctcatgcaacaatatgagatgtttagaatgtcaaaggacgagtctttaaatagtttttcttctcgtttttcttgtattattaatgagcttaatagtctaggaaggaatttcgagtccgaggacaccattcgaaaaatccttcgtagtctaactcctaagtggcaacctaaagtcaccgccatagaggaagctaaagacttgtcaaccctatctcttcatgaactaatgggatcactaatggctcacgagtttaacctcgataagcattctagtgagtcatcaaagggaaagagtctcgccctcacatcttctccaagtgatgaagaagatgaggaggaagacgagtttgctatgttcacaagaaacttagccgggttggtcaatggacaaggtaataaaaagttcactaataattactcgaaaaaacgctttcctaagaaacgacctacttccaccgtgggatgctttaaatgtggtgacaaaactcatcaaattaaagaatgtcccaagtgggaagaaatcaaatctaaggaaagaagagaaaaggttaaaaaagactataaacatagagtcatgagtgctatatggggaatgtccgactccgaggaagatgaggaactcatcgaggaggaacttgaggctaaaatgtgtcttgcaaatcatggtaaagaaaaagtctcaaaaacctcaaaacttgaacatttaagatgcctcatggctaaccccgatgattccgactccgattccgacaacgaggtaaatcatctaaaggccaaggctagaacttactccaaagagaaagtatgtaagcttcttgatcaTCTTCTTGATAAATGTCGGTctcaaaatgataagcttgatataatgcaaaatgagattgagaaATTGCTCAAGTGAACTTTAatcaaaaatgaactaaaagcaacagatgcGTCAACTGTCACATCCATCTCgaggcatataatgaagtcaaaagagtcaacaagttaaacaaacatttgactaaagaacttgagcgtcttaggttgaccccaCGGATGTCtcgaccttgaaaatgtcaacactaccttggtgatgcaagtttcctctctaaccaaggaacgtgatgatcttttgaaggacaaagatgatcttgaaaatgagatctatgaccttgtagttgaagttgtagacttaaaagaaacagtgtctaagactCTTGTTGCTTCGACCACGATttag from Silene latifolia isolate original U9 population chromosome 5, ASM4854445v1, whole genome shotgun sequence encodes the following:
- the LOC141657646 gene encoding peroxidase 5-like, whose protein sequence is MSTSFVCFILVALATTMCTVNAQYSPLRAGFYKSTCPSAEKIVKRVVNSAIAQNPALGAGLIRMHFHDCFVRGCDASILLDSTPGNPAEKDNLANNPSLRGYEVIDQAKAELEAKCPQTVSCADIIAYAARDSASKLGGLKYTVQGGRRDGRISLKDDPTQNLPAPFFNLQQVQDSFTKKGLSVEEMVVLSGAHSIGVSHCSSFTKRLYNFNSTNSQDPSLDPNFASMLKSKCPNIPPSVADPTIVQDFVTPNKLDNKYYQNVQNGKALFTSDQSLMTSPVTVGMVRNFNRQGGVWAKKFARAMVHMGAIEVLTGVEGEIRKNCRVINS